A window of Candidatus Palauibacter soopunensis contains these coding sequences:
- the priA gene encoding primosomal protein N', whose product MKAPREAGSAGVCEVAVARTFLGTLAYAIPASLVGAVEPGVRVRVPLHGGTAVGVVDRLGLRTDRERKPRLRELRGVLDEAPVIAAPLLDLCRWISDYYVAPLGVVLRAALPPGALGSRAGGGSPARPRTERVLRLVRELRTLSERDRAFGRAKRQRELYETLESVGGQAGVGHLLKQLGFSRGVLNGLVERRLAEFVEREVERDPFAGPVEPEARFTLTPDQTQVVEDLERLDAPGRVALLRGVTGSGKTAVYLEVLERQLALGRSGIFLVPEIALTPQTVQRFRARFGDEVTVLHSGLSDGERFDAWRSLREGRKRIAIGPRSAVFAPVRNLGAIIVDEEHESSYKQSDVPRYHARSVAIMRARLEGCLCVLGSATPALESWENARTGRYRLLELEERVTGHGLPSVELVDLRADAGESPGQEAEDAPPGGGPRVFSERLREAIAARLERGEQTILFLNRRGYASFAECADCGHVWSCVACSVTLTYHRRRRQLVCHHCGSTSPPPSGCGECGGPAPRYAGVGTEQVERRVGELFPEAGIVRMDLDTTGSKWAHVEILEAFRRQEVDILLGTQMIAKGLDFPEVTLVGVVNADVGLHLPDFRASERTFQLLEQVAGRAGRGEAPGEVLVQTSRPRHYALAAAAEHDYVGFAERELADREEPGYPPHRRLANLVISGKTESRVIDAAEELSEWTRRLIRGRRLVGIEVIGPAPCPIDRLRERWRWHFLIKADRAATLGGVLRFLGEQRGQPGSGLRLEIDRDPEALL is encoded by the coding sequence GTGAAGGCGCCGCGGGAGGCAGGCTCCGCCGGCGTTTGCGAGGTGGCGGTCGCGCGGACGTTCCTCGGTACGCTCGCCTACGCGATCCCCGCCTCGCTCGTCGGCGCCGTGGAACCGGGCGTGCGGGTTCGCGTGCCGCTCCACGGCGGGACGGCGGTCGGAGTCGTGGATCGCCTCGGGCTGAGGACGGACCGGGAACGGAAACCGCGATTGCGGGAGCTGCGGGGCGTCCTCGACGAAGCCCCCGTGATCGCCGCGCCTCTCCTCGATCTCTGCCGGTGGATCTCGGACTACTACGTGGCGCCTCTCGGCGTTGTGCTGAGGGCGGCCCTCCCCCCGGGTGCGCTCGGGTCCCGGGCCGGCGGAGGGAGCCCCGCACGGCCGCGCACCGAGCGCGTGCTGCGGCTTGTGCGCGAACTGCGAACGCTGAGCGAACGCGACCGCGCCTTCGGGCGGGCGAAGCGGCAGCGCGAGTTGTACGAGACGCTCGAGTCGGTCGGCGGGCAGGCAGGCGTCGGGCACCTGCTGAAGCAACTCGGCTTCAGCCGGGGCGTGCTCAACGGGCTCGTGGAGCGGCGCCTCGCGGAGTTCGTGGAGCGCGAGGTGGAGCGGGATCCGTTCGCCGGACCGGTGGAACCGGAGGCCCGGTTCACCCTGACGCCGGACCAGACCCAGGTCGTGGAAGATCTCGAGCGCCTCGATGCGCCGGGGCGCGTCGCGCTCCTGCGCGGCGTGACGGGTTCGGGCAAGACCGCCGTCTACCTGGAAGTGCTGGAGCGTCAACTCGCGCTGGGCCGCTCCGGCATCTTCCTCGTCCCGGAGATCGCTCTCACGCCCCAGACCGTGCAGCGCTTCCGCGCCCGCTTCGGCGACGAGGTCACCGTGCTGCACTCCGGGCTCTCCGACGGGGAACGCTTCGACGCCTGGCGCAGCCTGCGCGAGGGGAGGAAGCGGATCGCGATCGGCCCGCGCTCGGCGGTGTTCGCGCCGGTCCGGAATCTGGGCGCCATCATCGTCGACGAGGAGCACGAGAGCAGCTACAAGCAGTCCGACGTACCGCGTTACCACGCCCGTTCCGTCGCGATCATGCGCGCGCGGCTGGAAGGGTGTCTGTGCGTGCTCGGATCCGCGACGCCGGCCCTCGAGAGCTGGGAGAACGCGCGGACCGGGCGCTATCGCCTGCTCGAACTCGAGGAACGCGTGACGGGCCACGGACTCCCTTCGGTGGAACTCGTCGACCTGCGCGCCGACGCCGGCGAGAGCCCGGGACAGGAGGCGGAGGACGCACCGCCGGGAGGCGGACCGCGCGTCTTCTCCGAACGGCTGCGGGAGGCGATCGCCGCGCGCCTGGAACGGGGCGAGCAGACGATCCTCTTCCTCAACCGCCGCGGATACGCCTCCTTCGCCGAGTGCGCGGACTGCGGTCACGTGTGGAGTTGTGTCGCGTGTTCCGTGACCCTCACGTATCACCGCCGGCGCAGGCAACTCGTGTGTCATCACTGCGGTTCGACGAGCCCGCCGCCCTCCGGTTGCGGCGAGTGCGGCGGCCCCGCGCCGCGTTACGCCGGGGTCGGCACCGAACAGGTCGAACGCCGCGTGGGCGAGCTTTTTCCCGAAGCCGGCATCGTCCGCATGGACCTCGACACTACGGGCTCCAAGTGGGCGCACGTCGAGATCCTGGAGGCGTTCCGCAGGCAGGAAGTCGACATCCTGCTCGGAACGCAGATGATCGCCAAGGGCCTCGACTTCCCGGAGGTCACGCTCGTGGGAGTCGTCAACGCGGACGTCGGTCTCCACCTGCCGGACTTCCGGGCCAGCGAACGCACCTTCCAACTCCTGGAGCAGGTCGCCGGACGGGCGGGGCGGGGCGAGGCGCCGGGGGAGGTCCTCGTTCAGACCTCGCGCCCGCGGCACTACGCGCTCGCCGCGGCTGCCGAGCACGACTACGTCGGCTTCGCGGAACGCGAACTCGCGGACCGGGAGGAACCCGGCTATCCGCCGCACCGCCGGCTCGCGAACCTCGTCATCTCCGGGAAGACGGAGTCCCGCGTGATCGACGCCGCGGAGGAACTGTCCGAGTGGACGCGACGGCTGATTCGAGGTCGCCGGCTCGTCGGGATCGAGGTCATCGGTCCGGCCCCCTGCCCGATCGATCGGCTCCGGGAGCGGTGGAGGTGGCATTTCCTGATCAAGGCGGATCGCGCCGCGACGCTCGGCGGCGTTCTCCGCTTTCTCGGGGAGCAGCGGGGCCAGCCCGGCTCGGGCCTCCGGCTCGAGATCGACCGCGATCCCGAGGCGCTCCTGTGA
- a CDS encoding HNH endonuclease: MGCLALNASYEPLTIIPVRRAVRLLIDRKADALEVDSARPIRSERVQMDTPVVIRLVRFIQIPRRFRRQVTNTFLFARDAYCCQYCGRHRRELGYRESLTRDHVIPISRGGDNGWSNVVTACSKCNLKKADRLLGECGFSLPAEPREPNHVELIWAVRRVTPVQARYIGMFYGEDVLRALTP; encoded by the coding sequence ATGGGCTGTCTGGCCCTGAACGCTTCATACGAGCCGCTGACGATCATTCCGGTCCGGCGCGCCGTTCGCCTGCTCATCGACCGGAAGGCCGACGCGCTGGAAGTGGATTCGGCACGTCCAATCCGCTCCGAGCGCGTACAGATGGATACGCCGGTCGTCATCCGTCTCGTCCGGTTCATCCAGATCCCCCGCCGTTTCCGCCGCCAGGTCACGAACACCTTCCTGTTCGCGCGCGACGCCTATTGCTGTCAGTACTGCGGCCGTCACCGACGGGAACTGGGGTATCGCGAGTCGCTGACCCGCGATCACGTGATTCCGATCTCACGCGGCGGAGACAACGGGTGGTCGAACGTGGTCACGGCCTGCAGCAAGTGCAACCTGAAGAAGGCGGATCGTCTGCTGGGCGAATGCGGGTTCTCGCTCCCGGCGGAGCCCCGGGAACCCAACCACGTCGAGTTGATCTGGGCCGTCCGCAGGGTCACGCCGGTGCAGGCCAGGTACATCGGCATGTTCTACGGCGAGGACGTGCTGCGGGCGCTGACCCCCTGA
- a CDS encoding twin-arginine translocase TatA/TatE family subunit, which yields MNMTGFGIGEILLIAMLVLIVFGPRRLPEVTRTIGKGIREFRKGMNEIQRELEAAGRETQWKSPPTPSKPATAGQATIAGTATAAGTAAATGASPASADETEDEEDAPEATAEATAGPVLEEQEPPTPRDEADPAQEFIDPWSTDSSRPTFGPKSSSEPVIAPPTTEPEPPEPSEEEDPATAPQ from the coding sequence ATGAATATGACCGGGTTCGGAATCGGCGAGATCCTCCTCATCGCGATGCTCGTGCTCATCGTGTTCGGGCCCCGCCGCCTGCCGGAGGTCACCCGCACCATCGGCAAGGGGATCCGCGAGTTCCGGAAGGGGATGAACGAGATTCAGCGCGAACTCGAGGCCGCCGGCCGGGAGACGCAGTGGAAGTCGCCGCCCACGCCTTCGAAACCCGCGACCGCGGGCCAAGCGACGATCGCCGGAACCGCGACCGCCGCCGGAACCGCCGCGGCCACCGGGGCGTCCCCCGCCTCCGCGGACGAAACGGAGGACGAAGAGGACGCCCCCGAAGCGACTGCCGAAGCGACTGCGGGGCCCGTCCTGGAGGAACAGGAACCGCCCACGCCGCGCGATGAAGCGGATCCGGCTCAGGAGTTCATCGATCCCTGGTCCACGGATTCCTCGCGTCCGACGTTCGGCCCGAAGTCGTCCTCGGAGCCCGTGATCGCCCCGCCTACGACCGAGCCGGAGCCGCCGGAGCCGTCTGAAGAGGAGGATCCGGCGACGGCCCCCCAATGA